In the genome of Arabidopsis thaliana chromosome 4, partial sequence, the window GGCAAAAACGGGTTAAATAGTGTTAGAAGATTTTGATTAACGCGTCAAAATGACAATcatgtaagaaaacaaaaactcagaAAAACGAGTTAATGAAAAAGACATGTGTCATGTCGACagtaatttaaacaaaaatcttgtATATTAAcattattgattttgtaagGTTATTCAAATATTAGATTTTCCAACTTTGAATATCTTTCGTTACTCCAATTAATCCCCGaatcatttaatatataaacaatgatTTTTATCAGATCTTCATTAATATCAAAACaatcttgaaaaaataataattaagctaataaaatttaaagcgTTACAAAATAACTAGATAtgtattaaataattataaccGATTTTTTGTATATGTCTAGAGTTAGTGGGTCACATGTTTTGAAATGTCTTTAAATGTAGAGACACCGACAACAGATAACTGAAATAccataaaactaaatttcaaaattagcattttttgtattagacaaaaaaaacaattgtttaagaagaaattaattgatttattttcaacaaaaataacatgatAAAACTCTATACaatttaatagaaatatatgATTCATCACTCAATTCAAAGCTTATCAATTTGATCTATAGTACGTTAATTTCCTAGATCAGCAATTATGAGAAATATGAATCATTCATTTCATCACAAAACTATTACAAGTAGGATTTTAACGGAATCGACAACGATCGaattttatacaaaagaatTTGAGTAGAAACCTTTTAGAAATTGTAGTCAATCATAATATGAATCTGACCATACAACACAAATAACCTATATAGAAATTATCCAAACCTCTTTTAATCCATTTGGCTTCGTCCTACTTCTCCGTAATCTCTTTGACTTTCACTGGCTCTGTGGCTCACGGTCCAGCTCAGCAGCTAGGCACTGTTTCAGCTCCGCTACGATCTGGTTCATCGTTGGTCTATTCGATCCTTTATCTCTGACGCAAGACATTGCCACATCCACAAACTTCCAAGCTGAGTCCTGCGAGAAGTCTCCCCGAAGCAGCGGGTCCACGACGCCGTCTAGTTCTCTAGCCTCAAAGAACGGCCAAACGTAGTGAATAACGCTGATATTGTCTCCTTCTTCTGTTTTGATGATGGCTCGCTGGCCAGTGATGAGTTCAAGAAGAACGACCCCAAAACTGTACACGTCGCTCTTCTCGTTCAGCACAAATGTTCTGTAGTATCTGTCACCACACGTCGCAAATTGGTTACCATGTATTCCTGATAAACTTAAAAAGGGTCCGAACTGAATTGGCCAACCCTAACCCTAGTCTCACTAAACCGCTCTGGTTTGTGAAGCTACCAGCCAGAACATGTGATCTGTATTGATTGTGAAAAGGAACTTACTCAGGATCAACGTAGCCGGGAGTGCCCATGACGGTAGTCACGACGTGGCTGAGATCGTCTTCAGGGAAGACCTTAGAAAGGCCGAAATCAGCAATCTTGGCTTCCAAGTTATCGTTTATTAGAATGTTTGCTGTTTTAACGTCTCTATGTACTATTGCTGGTCTGCATCCATCGTGCAAATACTCCAAACCTGCCAAGGGGGAAATAAAACCAGGTTTCACAATACAGAACTAGGCTAAACCAGGTTTGGTTTCTTGGTTAAGCCCTGAGGAATCAAGGTTGCCAAAACCGGGACCAACCTTGTGCAGAATCTATGGCTATATGGAGTCTCTTTTCCCAACTAAGATCCTCTGCATTCTCACCTGCATGTCCATAAACATAACACCCGTGAGCTCATAGGAAGCAAAGCAACAATTGGTAACAGAGATATATAGAGAGATAATAAGATGACTTGAAAGATAAGCCTGCAAGTTGCCGTTGGCCATGTACTCGTAGATGAGAGCCATGCTACGATCATCATCGCAGTATCCAACAAATGAAGCTAAGTTACGGTGATGCACTGTCAAAAGAAGCTCTGCCTGCAAACATTTTACAGTACTTAAgcattttaatttctaaaatatttgatcatgtttttggtgttctttAGATCACCTCGACTTGGAATTGGTTAGAAGCCcgggataatgatgatgatgaagttcCTTTAGGTTTTGCCAATGAAGAATCGTTTATCATCTTTACAGCAATTTTAGTCCCATCTTCAAGGGAACCAAGGTACACAATACCAAACCCTCCTTTACCAATCACTTTATTGAAGTTGTTTGTTATGCTAGAGACCTCATTATATGTGAACCTTCTCTTCCCTGAAGGCAGGAGTGGTCCTGAATAGGCTCCTGAAATCAAAACACTCGTTTTTCTCAGCATAAAACAACTTCAATTCATTAATCCTGAAGTAAATATTCCAGCCATctaacctttttttctttgccttAGTATGATCCATATGATAACCAAGACGACAACGAGAACGATCACTGATGCTGCTACAGCTATTGGCACGACcatgctcttcttcttcttcttttcttgacATGAGTTACAAAGGTTTTGCTCATCCGCACtgcaaaacagaggaaatcaCAAGATTCAGAGAGAGTGCTTGTGTTGAATAACTTTCTGAATAATGCTAGAAACTGTTACCTGAGCGTAAGTAAACCGGCCTTTAACTTTTTCATAAGGGATTTTGGGATAAACCCAGTAAAATTGTTTCCTTTCAAATTCCTTACAACACAAGTAAATGTGTCAAGAGGCAAATTCATTATTTAAATAGACCAACACTGTGTATATTTGTGCTTACTTACAGGActttcaaatgttttagatCAGCCAAAAACTCAGGCACATTTTGTTGCAGGTCATTGTTGGATAAATCCCTGAGAAAAACAATGCATAACTCTCTGATAGTTCATGTGCATAAAAAGTGGTGAAAAATGTCAATTGTATACGTATACTTACAATGACtcaagaagagagagatttctaAATGCCAAGACTATTGGTCCTAGTAATCCGCTTGAGCTAAGATTCAGGGActtgatttgatgattattaTTGTTGTCGCTGCATCCAACACCTTCCCAAGGGAATAATCTTGGGGAGCAAGGATCACCACTCCAAACCTTGTTCACTTTATAAGTTGCTTTTATGCTTTCTATAGCATGAACTGCATTACCAAGAGAAAATGTGACTATGTGAGTTTCAGTAGAAATCTAATTCTATCTAAATAGAGATTGAAAGTGGAAACTCACTGTCTTCAATTGTGGTGGAAAATTCATCTAGAGATTGTGCGGTAAAAATCTCTATAGCATTGAGAATCGGTGGAAGCGTTGAATCTACAGTCTTCTGAATAGAAATCCAGTGATCTTTACCAGTGAAAGCTCTTGGATTAGAAAACGTCGTTGAATATTTTGAAGAAGGTTCGAAAGAAGTTTCAGAAACAGGGGAACCATTCCACAAAATCTTGATCTTTCTAGTCTCATTCTTCTCTAGTGTTTCGAGTTCCGCGAAGTAAAGATATGCGTAGAACCGAACATTTGGATCGTCTGATGTCCAGAACAATTCCAACGGATCATCAACGTTTTCAGGAGCAGCAGCTGTCTTAATAACTTCATCAGGTGGACAATAACCGTTCTGAAAAACATCGATATAGCCCGATGTTATAATCGAGTTCCAGGAGATATTTGAGGAGTATGGAGACCAAATACGATCGAATCTATCGTCTTGGTACCGTCCTGTTCCGTTTAAATATCCAATGTCCCATCTTCGATAGAGAACCAAAGAGACATTTCTTCCAAATTCAGTACCGTAGATTGAGCTGTTCACTGGTCGGAGCTCTAACCCTGAAATAAAAGGAGTTCCTTTGCCTTTATTCACAAGGCAAACATATATTGTATCCGACTCTGCAAAGCTTAAAATCTCTTTGGTGACTTGATCAGAAGCATTTTTGAATTTCACTGTCGACCAGAAGTTCACGTTTACATAGAGATCAAACTCAGGCAAAGCTTTTTTACCATCGTAGTTTCCATACATAAAGGAAGCTCTAATGAGATAAAGATGATCTTTTCCTTGTGAAAGTTTTAAGGTGTAACAGTTTCTGTTTCCTTGAGGGAAAGCTCTTACTTCAGCAAGAGTTGACAGCAATACCGGGTTTTTTGGATAGCCGTATTCTTCAGAGACCTTGAAGTTTACGCCGGTGGTTATGAAAGCTTCATCGGAGACGTAATTAATGTTAGTCATAGTGTCTTCAGGGGTATCGTAAGGAGGTATGCCACAATCGATGCTGATGTAACCTGGatcagaggagaagaaagggGAGTTACTTCCAACACAAGT includes:
- a CDS encoding Leucine-rich repeat protein kinase family protein (Leucine-rich repeat protein kinase family protein; FUNCTIONS IN: kinase activity; INVOLVED IN: protein amino acid phosphorylation; LOCATED IN: endomembrane system; EXPRESSED IN: male gametophyte, pollen tube; EXPRESSED DURING: L mature pollen stage, M germinated pollen stage; CONTAINS InterPro DOMAIN/s: Protein kinase, ATP binding site (InterPro:IPR017441), Protein kinase, catalytic domain (InterPro:IPR000719), Leucine-rich repeat (InterPro:IPR001611), Serine-threonine/tyrosine-protein kinase (InterPro:IPR001245), Protein kinase-like domain (InterPro:IPR011009), Serine/threonine-protein kinase, active site (InterPro:IPR008271); BEST Arabidopsis thaliana protein match is: root hair specific 16 (TAIR:AT4G29180.2); Has 136974 Blast hits to 122023 proteins in 4538 species: Archae - 125; Bacteria - 13867; Metazoa - 43814; Fungi - 10104; Plants - 50658; Viruses - 384; Other Eukaryotes - 18022 (source: NCBI BLink).), with the protein product MRANLVFGIFCALVTTILVHGQDQSGYISIDCGIPPYDTPEDTMTNINYVSDEAFITTGVNFKVSEEYGYPKNPVLLSTLAEVRAFPQGNRNCYTLKLSQGKDHLYLIRASFMYGNYDGKKALPEFDLYVNVNFWSTVKFKNASDQVTKEILSFAESDTIYVCLVNKGKGTPFISGLELRPVNSSIYGTEFGRNVSLVLYRRWDIGYLNGTGRYQDDRFDRIWSPYSSNISWNSIITSGYIDVFQNGYCPPDEVIKTAAAPENVDDPLELFWTSDDPNVRFYAYLYFAELETLEKNETRKIKILWNGSPVSETSFEPSSKYSTTFSNPRAFTGKDHWISIQKTVDSTLPPILNAIEIFTAQSLDEFSTTIEDIHAIESIKATYKVNKVWSGDPCSPRLFPWEGVGCSDNNNNHQIKSLNLSSSGLLGPIVLAFRNLSLLESLDLSNNDLQQNVPEFLADLKHLKVLNLKGNNFTGFIPKSLMKKLKAGLLTLSADEQNLCNSCQEKKKKKSMVVPIAVAASVIVLVVVLVIIWIILRQRKKGAYSGPLLPSGKRRFTYNEVSSITNNFNKVIGKGGFGIVYLGSLEDGTKIAVKMINDSSLAKPKGTSSSSLSRASNQFQVEAELLLTVHHRNLASFVGYCDDDRSMALIYEYMANGNLQAYLSSENAEDLSWEKRLHIAIDSAQGLEYLHDGCRPAIVHRDVKTANILINDNLEAKIADFGLSKVFPEDDLSHVVTTVMGTPGYVDPEYYRTFVLNEKSDVYSFGVVLLELITGQRAIIKTEEGDNISVIHYVWPFFEARELDGVVDPLLRGDFSQDSAWKFVDVAMSCVRDKGSNRPTMNQIVAELKQCLAAELDREPQSQ